In the Arthrobacter zhaoxinii genome, one interval contains:
- a CDS encoding DUF6221 family protein codes for MDIVDFLVTRFQEDISEARKLLASSDVSLSDRWYEERLLKECETKLMLIEIIGGTRRHALSRMVVDPDEDPQFREELEWTRLALSALAAVHEDHPDFQDNWRLTQEHP; via the coding sequence ATGGATATCGTCGATTTCCTGGTCACACGTTTCCAGGAAGACATTTCCGAAGCCCGCAAACTACTCGCATCCTCCGACGTTTCACTCTCCGACCGCTGGTATGAGGAACGGTTGCTGAAGGAATGCGAAACGAAGCTTATGCTCATCGAGATCATCGGGGGCACCCGCCGCCATGCCCTTTCGCGCATGGTGGTGGACCCCGACGAGGATCCCCAGTTCCGCGAGGAGCTGGAATGGACGCGGCTGGCGCTTTCCGCGCTCGCTGCCGTCCACGAAGACCATCCGGATTTCCAGGACAATTGGCGCCTCACGCAGGAACACCCCTAG
- the malQ gene encoding 4-alpha-glucanotransferase → MSEKPKAPSTPDLLHQLADFHKVATTFTGWDGSEQPVSDSTLRSVLSAMGLATDSEQDLERSLTESKAAAWKRPLPPTVVVRQGQPGSVPVHLPPDSSAQLTLRLEDGSEQELDWPSTPEEERDVDGSAVARTMVPLPKGLELGWHRLEVVSGDTSGSAVLVVTPDRLDTADSLEADRAWGVQAQLYSVRSSRSWGIGDLTDLADLAAVAGTDYDAGFVLINPLHAAEPVPPIEPSPYLPTTRRFFNPLYIRVEAVPEYAYLTDDRRQAAEEAARSLYPANTSAAELDRNASYAAKLQALQDVYQVERSPGRQKQFDAFKADAGQGLENFARWCALAEELAPGAPEWAEATGPDSDYVIRQLPRLQERIDFFEWLQWICDEQLEAVQRAAKKAGMGIGVIHDLAVGVHPSGADAWMLRDVLTSGISVGAPPDMFNQRGQDWSQPPWHPGRLAESGYAAYRDMIRTILRHAGGIRVDHILGLIRLWWIPQEAGSPGEGAYVYYDHEAMIGILALEAQRAGAVVIGEDLGVFEPWVQEYLAERGVLGTSILWFEQTEDGPRAPEEYRVGALTSVNTHDLPPTAGYLAGEHVNLRESLGLLNRPVEEERKADSEAQEAVLDALRQRGLLPESASDQVAGQMHGEEVQQTVEALHEFILQTPSVLLGVALADLVGEKKTQNQPGTADEYPNWRIPLCGPDGDAVLLDNLEQNERFRSLAALMQKGI, encoded by the coding sequence ATGAGTGAAAAGCCCAAAGCCCCGTCCACCCCGGATCTTCTCCATCAGCTTGCCGATTTTCACAAGGTAGCCACCACCTTCACCGGATGGGACGGTTCCGAGCAACCGGTTTCGGACTCCACGCTGCGCAGCGTCCTTTCCGCCATGGGCCTGGCCACCGATTCAGAGCAGGACTTGGAGCGGTCCCTGACCGAGTCAAAGGCAGCCGCATGGAAGCGCCCGCTGCCGCCCACCGTCGTCGTCCGCCAGGGTCAGCCGGGCAGCGTGCCGGTCCACCTGCCGCCGGACAGCTCCGCGCAGCTGACCCTCCGCCTGGAAGACGGCTCGGAGCAGGAACTGGACTGGCCCTCCACGCCCGAGGAGGAACGCGACGTGGACGGCTCAGCCGTGGCACGCACCATGGTTCCCCTGCCCAAGGGACTGGAACTGGGCTGGCACCGTCTGGAAGTGGTAAGCGGCGACACCTCCGGCAGCGCCGTGCTGGTGGTCACCCCGGACCGGCTCGACACTGCGGACTCGCTGGAAGCCGACCGCGCCTGGGGCGTGCAGGCGCAGCTGTACTCCGTCCGCTCCTCCCGGTCCTGGGGGATCGGAGACCTTACCGATCTGGCGGACCTTGCCGCCGTTGCGGGCACGGATTACGACGCCGGGTTCGTCCTGATCAACCCGCTCCACGCTGCGGAGCCCGTTCCCCCCATCGAGCCTTCCCCGTACCTCCCCACCACCCGGCGGTTCTTCAACCCGCTGTACATTCGGGTGGAAGCAGTACCCGAATACGCCTACCTCACCGACGACCGGCGCCAGGCGGCCGAAGAAGCGGCCCGATCGCTTTACCCGGCTAACACCTCCGCGGCGGAACTGGACCGCAACGCCAGCTATGCCGCCAAACTGCAGGCACTGCAGGATGTGTACCAGGTGGAGCGCAGCCCGGGCCGGCAGAAGCAGTTTGACGCCTTCAAGGCCGACGCCGGGCAGGGCCTGGAAAACTTCGCCCGCTGGTGTGCTCTGGCAGAGGAACTGGCCCCCGGCGCCCCGGAATGGGCCGAGGCCACCGGTCCGGACAGCGACTACGTGATCCGGCAGCTGCCCCGGCTGCAGGAACGCATCGACTTCTTCGAGTGGCTGCAGTGGATCTGCGACGAGCAGCTCGAAGCCGTCCAGCGGGCCGCGAAGAAGGCCGGCATGGGAATCGGCGTCATCCATGACCTCGCTGTGGGTGTGCACCCCAGCGGCGCCGACGCCTGGATGCTCCGTGATGTGCTGACCTCCGGCATTTCCGTGGGTGCACCGCCGGACATGTTCAACCAGCGCGGCCAGGACTGGAGCCAGCCGCCGTGGCACCCGGGACGCCTGGCCGAGTCCGGCTATGCCGCTTACCGGGACATGATCCGCACCATCCTCCGGCATGCCGGCGGTATCCGCGTGGACCACATCCTGGGCCTGATCCGGCTCTGGTGGATCCCGCAGGAGGCCGGGTCTCCGGGCGAGGGTGCGTACGTCTACTACGACCACGAGGCGATGATCGGCATCCTGGCGCTGGAAGCCCAGCGGGCCGGCGCCGTCGTCATCGGCGAAGACCTGGGCGTATTTGAGCCGTGGGTCCAGGAATACCTCGCCGAGCGCGGGGTGCTGGGCACCTCCATCCTGTGGTTCGAGCAGACCGAGGACGGCCCCCGGGCACCCGAGGAATACCGGGTGGGCGCGCTGACCAGCGTCAACACCCATGACCTCCCGCCGACTGCCGGCTACCTGGCCGGCGAACACGTGAACCTGCGCGAATCCCTGGGCCTGCTCAACCGGCCGGTGGAGGAAGAGCGGAAGGCGGACAGCGAGGCGCAGGAGGCCGTGCTGGACGCGCTCCGGCAGCGCGGACTGCTGCCGGAGTCCGCCTCTGATCAGGTGGCCGGGCAGATGCACGGCGAGGAAGTGCAGCAGACCGTGGAGGCGCTGCACGAATTCATCCTGCAGACCCCCTCGGTGCTTCTGGGAGTGGCCCTGGCGGATCTGGTGGGCGAGAAGAAGACCCAGAACCAGCCGGGGACGGCCGATGAGTATCCGAACTGGCGGATTCCCCTCTGCGGTCCCGACGGCGACGCGGTGCTGCTGGATAATCTGGAACAGAACGAAAGGTTCCGCTCCCTGGCAGCCCTGATGCAGAAGGGGATCTAG
- a CDS encoding SDR family NAD(P)-dependent oxidoreductase, which yields MDLSGKNAVIYGGGGGIGSAVAQAFAREGARVFLAGRTPGPLEAVAERIRQAGGTADTALLDATNARAVNEHADDVVAAAGSLDISMNVIQHGDVQGTPMAEMSVADYLRPVATAVETIFLTSQAAARHMMRQRSGVILVFGGSGDPVPGLFLGGLQTAFEAMESMRRQLSSELGSYGIRVLTLRSGGVPETLPENMEGAGEIADAMVRSTMLGRAATLDDVGNVAAFAASDRAASMTAATLNISAGALIDR from the coding sequence ATGGACCTCAGTGGAAAGAATGCGGTGATTTACGGCGGGGGCGGCGGCATTGGCTCAGCCGTGGCGCAGGCCTTTGCCCGGGAGGGGGCGCGGGTGTTCCTCGCCGGCCGCACACCCGGACCGCTCGAAGCGGTGGCGGAGCGGATCCGGCAGGCCGGGGGAACGGCGGACACGGCCCTGCTGGATGCCACCAACGCGCGGGCGGTTAACGAGCATGCCGACGACGTGGTGGCGGCAGCCGGCAGCCTGGACATCTCCATGAACGTGATCCAGCACGGGGACGTGCAGGGGACGCCTATGGCCGAAATGTCCGTGGCCGATTATCTCCGGCCGGTCGCCACCGCCGTCGAGACCATTTTCCTGACCTCGCAGGCCGCAGCACGGCATATGATGCGCCAGCGGTCAGGGGTGATTCTGGTGTTCGGCGGCTCGGGGGATCCGGTGCCCGGTCTGTTCCTGGGCGGGCTGCAGACAGCTTTTGAGGCGATGGAGTCCATGCGCCGCCAGCTCTCCAGTGAGCTGGGGTCCTACGGGATCCGGGTGCTGACCCTGCGCAGCGGCGGGGTTCCGGAAACACTGCCGGAAAACATGGAAGGCGCCGGCGAGATTGCCGACGCCATGGTCCGCTCCACGATGCTGGGCCGCGCGGCCACCCTGGACGACGTCGGCAACGTGGCGGCCTTCGCCGCCTCCGACCGTGCCGCCAGCATGACAGCGGCGACGCTGAACATCAGCGCCGGTGCCCTGATTGACCGCTGA
- a CDS encoding ABC transporter substrate-binding protein, which produces MRNTITRKLSTAAAGGVLLALALTGCSGSTGGSEAESSPSGSESSGTGELQQIVVGVLSIAPSSAMQYGIDEGIFEKHGLEIELQRGQGGAAMLPAVSTGDIHFAVGNPLSVMVAKDKGLDMQIVSGYSNSLSEGNDINGVVARADSGITSFADLEGKTTTVNAVNTQGDLTIMESAALAGADPEQIKFNELPFPDMEAQLELGNTDAIWLPEPFLSRALANPDYVLVGYPNQEAVPGMPTMVTFTSGRYAEENAETVTAFKEAVTETLTSAQANIDDVRATLPAFMDMDPAVAENLAMEEFDAELRSDQLDDMGALMMKYEFVAKEPDVDAMTVQ; this is translated from the coding sequence ATGAGGAACACGATCACCAGGAAACTGTCCACCGCTGCGGCAGGCGGAGTTCTGCTGGCACTGGCACTGACCGGCTGCTCCGGTTCGACTGGCGGCTCCGAGGCCGAGTCGTCGCCGTCGGGCAGTGAAAGTTCCGGCACCGGTGAACTGCAGCAGATAGTGGTGGGGGTGCTGTCCATCGCGCCGTCCTCAGCCATGCAGTACGGCATTGACGAAGGAATTTTCGAGAAGCACGGGCTGGAAATAGAGCTCCAGCGGGGCCAGGGCGGTGCGGCCATGCTGCCCGCGGTCTCCACCGGTGATATCCATTTCGCCGTGGGTAACCCGCTGTCGGTCATGGTGGCCAAGGACAAGGGCCTGGATATGCAGATCGTCTCCGGGTACTCGAATTCCCTCTCCGAGGGCAATGACATCAACGGCGTGGTGGCCCGCGCGGACTCCGGGATCACGTCCTTCGCGGATCTGGAAGGCAAAACCACTACCGTCAACGCGGTCAATACCCAAGGTGATCTGACCATCATGGAAAGCGCCGCCCTGGCCGGCGCCGATCCGGAGCAGATCAAGTTCAACGAGCTGCCCTTCCCGGATATGGAAGCCCAGCTCGAGCTCGGCAACACCGACGCAATCTGGCTGCCCGAGCCTTTCCTGAGCCGTGCCCTGGCCAATCCTGACTATGTCCTGGTGGGCTATCCGAACCAGGAAGCGGTCCCCGGGATGCCTACGATGGTCACGTTTACCTCCGGCCGGTACGCGGAGGAAAACGCGGAAACTGTCACGGCGTTCAAGGAAGCCGTCACCGAAACGCTCACCTCTGCGCAGGCCAACATCGACGACGTCCGCGCCACCCTTCCGGCGTTCATGGATATGGACCCGGCAGTCGCCGAGAACCTGGCCATGGAGGAGTTCGATGCCGAACTTCGAAGCGACCAGCTGGACGATATGGGTGCCCTCATGATGAAGTACGAGTTTGTGGCAAAGGAACCGGACGTCGATGCCATGACGGTGCAGTAG